The following are encoded together in the Glycine max cultivar Williams 82 chromosome 8, Glycine_max_v4.0, whole genome shotgun sequence genome:
- the LOC100804440 gene encoding transcription termination factor MTEF1, chloroplastic, producing MASATTLFTPNPMFSTEHHSLSPSPTIPKSFTGLCKPFHSRVPTSIPSFHCRRPKFFVRATVIKWRCPKQTIPPDDTGFQKKLLYLESIGIDSFSLIENHPTVITTSLADIKSTVEYITSLDFTAIEFRRMVGMCPDILTTQVSDLIPVFTFLHREVHVPGSHIKRVINRRPRLLVCSVSKRLRPTLYFLQSIGIEEVNKHTDLLSCSVEEKFMPRIDYFENIGFSRRDATSMFRRFPQLFCYSIKNNLEPKYSYFVVEMGRDLKELKEFPQYFSFSLENRIEPRHKQCVEMGVCFPLPALLKTSEVKFQSRLDVCVNSSTPLKTSPLWSAGCDVYDV from the exons ATGGCCTCTGCCACCACTCTCTTCACCCCTAACCCCATGTTTTCAACTGAACACCACTCTCTCTCTCCATCTCCAACCATTCCCAAATCCTTCACTGGCCTCTGCAAGCCCTTCCATTCAAGGGTCCCCACTTCCATCCCCTCCTTCCATTGCAGAAGACCCAAATTCTTTGTCAGGGCCACT GTTATAAAGTGGAGATGTCCAAAGCAAACTATCCCTCCCGATGATACCGGTTTCCAAAAGAAACTCCTGTATCTGGAATCAATCGGTATTGACTCTTTCTCGCTTATTGAAAACCATCCAACAGTGATCACAACTTCTCTTGCTGACATAAAATCCACCGTGGAATACATTACCTCCTTGGATTTCACCGCAATTGAGTTTCGGCGTATGGTTGGCATGTGCCCTGATATTCTGACCACCCAAGTCTCAGACCTCATACCTGTCTTCACCTTCCTTCATCGCGAGGTTCATGTGCCTGGCTCGCATATTAAGCGGGTAATAAATCGCCGTCCCAGGTTGCTTGTCTGCAGTGTTAGTAAGCGACTTCGTCCTACCCTATACTTCCTCCAAAGTATTGGCATAGAAGAGGTAAACAAGCACACTGACTTGCTATCATGTAGTGTTGAAGAAAAGTTCATGCCCAGGATTGATTACTTTGAGAATATCGGGTTTTCTCGCCGTGATGCAACTTCAATGTTCCGAAGATTTCCTCAGCTGTTTTGTTAtagtattaaaaataacttGGAGCCTAAATACAGTTACTTTGTGGTGGAGATGGGGAGAGATCTGAAGGAGCTGAAAGAATTCCCACAGTATTTCTCATTTAGCCTAGAGAATAGGATTGAGCCTAGGCATAAACAGTGTGTAGAAATGGGGGTGTGTTTTCCTCTCCCTGCCTTGTTAAAAACAAGTGAAGTTAAATTTCAAAGTAGATTAGACGTATGTGTAAATTCTTCAACCCCTTTGAAAACATCCCCTCTGTGGTCTGCTGGCTGTGATGTTTATGACGTATAG
- the LOC100804973 gene encoding putative Peroxidase 48 has product MRSCIINLWIVAALVVPVLLSLRSPRGETQTQTTSSFSDSSTFSLKLANGFGFYAVSFPFNQRIRDGSNLEYDFYRDTCPQAEGVVRSALTRIYFDHRDVAPALLRLFFHDCFIEGCDASLLLDENNGDRNRSVEKQAVPNQTLRGFDKIELIKEEVEQACPGIVSCADILALAARDSILLAGGPFYPVLTGRRDSHQSFFEEATDQIPRPDDNVTRTLNLFNLRGFNARETVSLLGGHNIGKIGCDFIQQRLYNFQGTGQPDPSIPLDFLRQMRLNCPDSKNSSTSIDEFTISKPVSSDFHSKMGMSYMQALSSSVSSGASFDTHYYQSLLRGRGLLFADQQLMAEQKTARLVSAYASDDGSTFRMDFARVMLKMSNLDVLTGLQGQVRVNCSLPVSS; this is encoded by the exons ATGCGAAGCTGCATCATCAACCTCTGGATCGTGGCGGCACTCGTCGTCCCCGTGCTCCTCTCTCTCAGAAGCCCTCGAGGCGAAACCCAAACCCAAACCACTTCTTCTTTCTCCGATTCTTCTACCTTTTCTTTGAAGCTTGCAAATGGATTTGGCTTCTATGCTGTCTCTTTCCCTTTCAACCAAAGGATACGTGATGGGTCCAATCTCGAATACGATTTCTATAGGGACACGTGTCCCCAAGCGGAGGGTGTTGTTCGTTCGGCGCTCACTCGCATATACTTCGACCACAGGGACGTTGCACCTGCTCTGCTTCGTCTCTTCTTCCACGATTGCTTCATCGAg GGGTGTGATGCTTCTTTGCTGTTGGATGAGAACAATGGTGATAGAAACCGTTCGGTGGAGAAGCAGGCTGTGCCAAATCAGACATTGAGAGGTTTTGACAAAATTGAGCTGATAAAAGAAGAGGTGGAACAAGCATGTCCCGGGATTGTGTCTTGTGCTGACATACTTGCTCTTGCAGCAAGAGATTCCATTCTTCTG GCTGGTGGACCTTTCTATCCAGTTTTAACAGGAAGAAGGGATAGCCATCAATCATTTTTTGAGGAAGCAACTGATCAGATTCCCAGACCTGATGATAACGTTACACGCACACTAAATCTCTTCAATCTCAGAGGATTCAATGCAAGAGAAACAGTCAGCCTTCTTG GAGGACACAACATTGGCAAAATCGGCTGCGACTTCATTCAGCAAAGGCTGTACAACTTTCAAGGCACAGGACAACCAGACCCCAGCATCCCCCTCGATTTCCTTCGCCAGATGAGGCTAAACTGCCCAGACAGCAAGAACAGCAGCACCAGCATAGACGAGTTTACGATCTCAAAGCCAGTGAGCAGTGATTTCCACTCCAAAATGGGGATGTCATACATGCAGGCACTGTCATCTTCAGTGTCATCAGGAGCATCATTTGACACTCACTACTACCAGAGCCTGCTAAGAGGAAGAGGGCTTCTTTTCGCGGATCAGCAGCTGATGGCCGAGCAGAAAACCGCCAGATTGGTCTCTGCTTATGCTTCAGATGATGGATCAACCTTTCGAATGGACTTTGCTAGGGTCATGTTGAAAATGTCTAACCTTGATGTTCTAACTGGACTTCAAGGTCAGGTTCGAGTCAATTGCTCACTACCTGTGTCTTCTTAA